In Kineococcus sp. NBC_00420, a single genomic region encodes these proteins:
- a CDS encoding replicative DNA helicase: MPPQDIAAEQGVLGGMMLSKDAIADVVEVIKSQDFYRPAHELIYEAILDLYSRGEPADPVTVSAELTNKGELTRVGGTPYLHDLISTVPTAANAAFYARIVGERAVLRRLVEAGTRIVQMGYGSEGMDVESVVNSAQAEMYAVTEKRTKEDYAVLGDVIEGTIDEIEASSHRGEGMVGVPTGFADLDSLTNGLHPGQMIVIAARPAVGKALALDTPLPTPTGWTTMGSVAVGDDLIGADGRPTRVVAATEVLEGRPCYEVHFSDGSVIVADAQHQWAVHRSVGPVIRTTEELRADLQSDVVQIAPVRGDVEFHKVSEVRPVASVPVRCVEVSNDDHLYLAGRSMIPTHNSTLGLDIARAASIKHGLASVIFSLEMGRNEIAMRLLSAEARVPLQKMRKGNMDDADWTRFARTMGAINEAPLYIDDSPNMSLMEIRSKCRRLKQRADLKLVIVDYLQLMTSGKKVESRQQEVSEFSRALKLLAKEIEVPVIALSQLNRGPEQRTDKRPMVSDLRESGCLTAETRVLRADTGAETTMEELFALQARDVPVWSLDESLRYVRRHLTHVFPTGVKPVFKLRMASGKEVRATANHPFLTYDGWKPLGELSVADRLGVPRHVPAPERVASWTDEQVLLLGHLIGDGSFVRRQPLRYASVDEENLSAVAGAAAAAFSIVAIRDEYAAARCVTLRLPAPYRLTHGRRNPLAEWLDELGLFGKRSYEKFVPQQVFHLPKQQISLFLRHLWATDGSVTLNQSGRSGRIYYASTSLQLIRDVSRLLLRFGISTRVRVTTPKANYRPGYTLDVSGVDDQRRFLQEIGVHGARGLLADQLLDVIRDVSANTNVDTVPRQVWDDVRRTLTEKNITHREFATAMGTSFGGSSLWKHAPSRERLGRVAQVLDSAELEVLAVNDLLWDEIVSIEADGEEQVYDATVAGGHNFIANGIAVHNSIEQDADMVILLHREDMYEKESPRAGEADFIVAKHRNGPTDTITVAFQGHYSRFVDMAT, translated from the coding sequence ATGCCGCCCCAGGACATCGCCGCCGAACAGGGCGTGCTCGGCGGAATGATGCTGTCCAAGGACGCCATCGCCGACGTCGTCGAGGTCATCAAGAGCCAGGACTTCTACCGTCCCGCGCACGAGCTCATCTACGAGGCGATCCTCGACCTCTACTCGCGCGGCGAACCCGCCGACCCGGTGACGGTGTCGGCCGAGCTGACCAACAAGGGCGAGCTCACCCGCGTCGGCGGCACCCCCTACCTGCACGACCTCATCTCGACCGTCCCCACCGCCGCCAACGCCGCGTTCTACGCGCGGATCGTCGGCGAGCGCGCCGTCCTGCGCCGCCTCGTCGAGGCCGGCACCCGGATCGTCCAGATGGGCTACGGCTCCGAGGGCATGGACGTCGAGTCCGTCGTGAACTCCGCGCAGGCCGAGATGTACGCCGTCACCGAGAAGCGCACCAAGGAGGACTACGCCGTCCTCGGTGACGTCATCGAGGGGACCATCGACGAGATCGAGGCCAGCTCCCACCGCGGCGAGGGCATGGTCGGCGTCCCCACCGGCTTCGCCGACCTCGACAGCCTGACCAACGGCCTGCACCCCGGTCAGATGATCGTCATCGCGGCTCGACCGGCGGTCGGGAAGGCCCTGGCCCTCGACACTCCCCTGCCGACGCCCACGGGTTGGACGACGATGGGGTCGGTCGCGGTCGGCGACGACCTGATCGGCGCCGACGGTCGGCCCACGCGCGTGGTCGCCGCGACCGAGGTGTTGGAGGGGCGCCCCTGCTACGAGGTGCACTTCTCCGACGGCAGCGTGATCGTCGCGGACGCGCAGCACCAGTGGGCCGTGCACCGGAGCGTCGGTCCGGTGATCCGCACGACCGAAGAACTGCGTGCCGACCTGCAGTCGGACGTGGTGCAGATCGCACCGGTCCGGGGCGACGTCGAGTTCCACAAGGTCTCCGAGGTCCGACCCGTCGCCTCGGTCCCCGTCCGTTGCGTCGAAGTGTCGAACGACGACCACCTCTACCTCGCCGGCCGCTCGATGATCCCGACGCACAACTCCACCCTCGGACTGGACATCGCGCGGGCGGCGTCGATCAAGCACGGTCTCGCCTCGGTCATCTTCTCCCTCGAGATGGGGCGCAACGAGATCGCGATGCGCCTGCTCTCCGCGGAGGCGCGGGTCCCCCTGCAGAAGATGCGCAAGGGGAACATGGACGACGCGGACTGGACGCGGTTCGCGCGGACGATGGGCGCCATCAACGAGGCGCCGCTCTACATCGACGACTCTCCGAACATGTCGCTCATGGAGATCCGCTCCAAGTGCCGCCGGTTGAAGCAGCGCGCGGACCTGAAGCTCGTCATCGTCGACTACCTCCAGCTGATGACGTCCGGCAAGAAGGTCGAGAGCCGCCAGCAGGAGGTCTCGGAGTTCTCCCGTGCGTTGAAGCTGTTGGCCAAGGAGATCGAGGTCCCGGTCATCGCGCTCTCGCAGCTGAACCGTGGGCCCGAGCAGCGCACGGACAAGCGGCCGATGGTCTCCGACCTCCGCGAATCCGGTTGCCTGACCGCGGAGACGCGCGTGCTGCGTGCGGACACGGGTGCGGAGACCACGATGGAGGAGCTCTTCGCCCTGCAGGCTCGCGACGTGCCCGTCTGGTCGCTCGACGAGTCACTGCGCTACGTCCGTCGGCACCTGACCCACGTCTTCCCGACCGGGGTCAAGCCGGTGTTCAAGCTGAGGATGGCGTCGGGCAAGGAGGTTCGCGCGACGGCGAACCACCCCTTCCTCACCTACGACGGGTGGAAACCGCTCGGCGAGCTCTCCGTCGCCGATCGTCTCGGTGTGCCGCGTCACGTTCCCGCCCCCGAGCGGGTCGCGAGCTGGACCGACGAGCAGGTCCTGCTCCTGGGGCACCTCATCGGTGACGGGTCGTTCGTGCGCAGGCAGCCCCTGCGCTACGCGAGCGTGGACGAGGAGAACCTCTCGGCGGTGGCCGGGGCCGCCGCCGCGGCGTTCTCGATCGTGGCGATCCGTGACGAGTACGCGGCGGCTCGCTGCGTCACCCTGCGGCTGCCGGCGCCGTACCGGCTGACGCACGGCCGCAGGAACCCCTTGGCCGAATGGCTCGACGAGCTGGGTCTCTTCGGCAAGCGGAGCTACGAGAAGTTCGTGCCGCAGCAGGTGTTCCACCTCCCGAAGCAGCAGATCTCGCTCTTCCTGCGGCACCTGTGGGCGACCGACGGCAGCGTCACCCTGAACCAGTCCGGGCGCAGCGGGCGCATCTACTACGCGTCCACCAGCCTGCAGCTGATCCGCGACGTCTCACGCCTGCTCCTCCGGTTCGGCATCTCGACCCGGGTGCGCGTCACGACGCCGAAGGCGAACTACCGCCCCGGGTACACCCTGGACGTCTCGGGCGTCGACGACCAGCGCCGCTTCCTGCAGGAGATCGGGGTCCACGGTGCCAGGGGCCTCTTGGCCGACCAGTTGCTGGACGTCATCCGGGACGTGTCCGCGAACACCAACGTCGACACCGTGCCCCGCCAGGTGTGGGACGACGTGCGCCGGACGCTGACCGAGAAGAACATCACCCACCGCGAGTTCGCCACCGCGATGGGAACGTCGTTCGGGGGCAGCTCCCTCTGGAAGCACGCGCCGTCGCGGGAGCGTCTCGGTCGCGTCGCCCAGGTCCTCGACAGCGCTGAGCTGGAGGTGCTCGCCGTCAACGACCTGTTGTGGGACGAGATCGTCTCGATCGAGGCCGACGGCGAGGAACAGGTCTACGACGCGACGGTCGCGGGCGGACACAACTTCATCGCCAACGGCATCGCGGTCCACAACTCGATCGAGCAGGACGCGGACATGGTCATCCTGCTGCACCGCGAGGACATGTACGAGAAGGAGTCCCCGCGGGCGGGTGAGGCCGACTTCATCGTCGCCAAGCACCGCAACGGCCCGACGGACACCATCACCGTCGCCTTCCAGGGGCACTACTCGCGCTTCGTCGACATGGCCACCTGA